From a single Nostoc sp. MS1 genomic region:
- a CDS encoding NACHT domain-containing protein produces MSIVIILMAVVRSLLSILCPAMAKIILSSWLKDNSLGKATGDEIVDKLKDFIFNPSEQEKTQRSIEKIAQQIVTQVQPIFDLEAASLSQDSRTAIQFEIVETLRQAEVTSELLMSFSLDRKLLTINLRNAYPEACKHFSRNETALYERMLEEVSRGIIEVAPELQGFTLAATTETLERLEVIINDLQGSRQQYQREKTEFERKYRQAIIRELDRMEMFGLPKMNSITAQQSLSKAYVTLSATRDGRDEQNKEAEIISRRLTEEIAVQVQQEENNSSRSSPVDETLASCRKIVIRGEAGAGKSTLLQWLAVRAAKQDFPSSLAPWNRLIPFFIRLRSLVDKGFPTPEEFPKLIAPNIADMMPKGWVHQCLDAGYALVLIDGVDELPRQQRQDFFEALTRLVADFPYARYIVTSRPAGLKDSQGETWQEWETWTEQAEFLNLSLRSMSPSNIEQFVTQWHEALAAAKRPEDQRIDLPKKGSDLQRLLRQRPELRRLATTPLLCAMICALHRDRGENLPTERIKLYQECIDMLLNSRDRGREIKLELDDSYPRGLSDSQKMALIQSFAYWMMSNNYSDVDISRVDEHFQKRLKLMNLPEQVTGQQIRALFVERAALLREPVIGKIDFAHRTFQEFLAAQAALNEDSLNVLLREADNDQWREAIIVAAGLGRPREQKELLQKLVQMGNERPDKRHYLHLLAVACLETTVELDPQVRTEVLKQAQALLPPKDDDEVLMVTRAGDAIVPLLAPNPNYSEVETDRCVDALAKIGSSAAMEILADYAKDTRYKLIGELGRAWDAFDRSTYASKVLSHLNEVYVPNLRNWEGFEHLQHINKLSIETLSLKDLSPLQELTNLTQLEISEADEVCNLTALEKNPRLTNLLLGNFFKNKIFRLDTNHLAKINNLNYLYLSNVEINEISEICQLFRLSELILERLEIRDISPLAQLPNLVSLGIFDTYGSLDLKFPNTFNNLACLYLAHTGISNLDLLSNVSNLKSLSILEDSISDLSPLANLNQLSKLSIGAVIYRNGGRFSYCREINVKSCLDKLYNLTDLRLNGTGINDISLLVSLPNLSNLILNENNIHDLNPLASLPNLISLSISEPNVRDISPLVNCQSLRRLYLGAFEMPYGRRSSFYEKTPITDISPLANLPHLTELVLGDTDVTDLSPLEGLPNLKIEILKD; encoded by the coding sequence TTGTCTATTGTAATCATACTCATGGCTGTAGTGCGATCGCTTCTTTCCATCCTCTGCCCTGCTATGGCAAAAATCATACTTTCTAGTTGGCTGAAAGATAATTCGTTAGGGAAGGCAACCGGAGATGAGATAGTAGACAAGCTGAAAGATTTTATTTTTAACCCCAGTGAGCAAGAAAAGACGCAGAGAAGCATTGAAAAGATTGCCCAGCAAATAGTGACACAGGTACAGCCGATTTTTGACTTGGAAGCAGCAAGCCTCAGTCAAGACAGCCGGACAGCAATTCAATTTGAAATTGTGGAAACATTACGTCAGGCTGAGGTAACAAGTGAATTGCTAATGAGTTTTAGCCTGGATAGAAAATTATTAACAATTAATCTTCGCAATGCTTATCCAGAGGCTTGCAAACACTTTAGCCGTAATGAAACTGCTCTTTATGAGCGGATGTTAGAAGAAGTCAGTCGCGGCATCATTGAAGTAGCACCAGAATTGCAAGGTTTTACACTTGCAGCAACTACAGAGACTTTAGAACGACTAGAAGTAATTATTAACGATTTACAGGGATCGCGGCAACAGTATCAACGAGAAAAAACTGAGTTTGAGAGGAAATATCGTCAAGCCATTATCCGCGAACTAGATCGGATGGAGATGTTCGGTTTGCCTAAAATGAACAGTATCACTGCTCAACAAAGTCTGAGCAAAGCTTACGTTACTTTGTCAGCTACAAGGGACGGACGAGATGAGCAGAATAAAGAGGCGGAAATTATCAGTAGAAGGCTGACGGAGGAAATAGCCGTTCAGGTTCAACAGGAGGAGAACAACAGTTCACGCAGTTCTCCAGTTGATGAAACATTGGCTTCCTGCCGAAAGATAGTGATTCGAGGTGAGGCTGGGGCTGGTAAAAGTACACTTCTTCAATGGCTAGCAGTGCGTGCTGCCAAGCAGGACTTTCCTTCTTCTTTAGCGCCTTGGAATCGACTGATACCATTTTTTATCCGCTTAAGGTCTTTAGTAGATAAAGGTTTTCCAACACCAGAAGAGTTTCCAAAACTCATTGCCCCTAACATTGCTGATATGATGCCCAAGGGATGGGTACACCAATGCCTTGATGCTGGATATGCCTTGGTATTAATTGACGGGGTAGATGAACTGCCACGACAGCAGCGTCAAGATTTTTTTGAGGCTCTGACTCGTCTAGTAGCAGACTTCCCTTATGCACGTTATATTGTCACATCTCGTCCTGCTGGGCTGAAGGACAGTCAAGGGGAAACTTGGCAGGAGTGGGAAACTTGGACAGAGCAAGCAGAGTTTCTCAATCTGTCTCTACGGTCGATGAGTCCAAGTAATATTGAGCAGTTTGTTACTCAGTGGCATGAGGCTCTGGCTGCTGCTAAACGCCCAGAAGACCAACGGATAGACTTGCCCAAAAAAGGAAGCGACTTGCAGCGCCTACTCCGTCAACGCCCTGAGTTGCGGCGACTGGCGACTACACCATTATTGTGTGCGATGATTTGTGCGTTGCATCGAGATCGTGGTGAAAACTTACCTACAGAACGTATCAAGCTTTACCAAGAATGTATTGATATGTTGTTAAACAGCCGCGATCGCGGTCGTGAAATCAAACTAGAACTTGATGACTCTTACCCAAGGGGTTTATCCGATAGTCAGAAGATGGCTTTGATTCAGTCTTTTGCTTATTGGATGATGAGTAATAATTATTCTGACGTTGACATAAGCCGAGTTGATGAACACTTCCAGAAACGTTTAAAACTGATGAACCTTCCCGAACAAGTGACTGGGCAACAAATACGCGCCCTGTTTGTAGAGAGAGCGGCACTCTTACGAGAACCAGTCATAGGGAAAATTGATTTTGCACACCGCACCTTTCAAGAATTTCTGGCAGCACAGGCAGCACTAAATGAAGATAGTCTCAATGTATTACTAAGAGAAGCTGACAATGATCAATGGAGAGAAGCAATTATTGTTGCGGCGGGGCTAGGCCGCCCAAGGGAGCAGAAAGAACTGCTACAAAAATTGGTTCAGATGGGGAACGAAAGACCAGATAAACGTCATTATTTGCATTTGTTAGCTGTGGCTTGTTTGGAAACAACCGTAGAACTTGATCCTCAAGTGCGTACTGAAGTGCTTAAACAGGCTCAGGCTTTGTTACCTCCCAAAGATGATGACGAGGTGTTAATGGTGACTAGGGCTGGAGATGCGATCGTCCCCTTGCTTGCACCAAATCCAAACTATTCTGAGGTGGAAACTGATCGGTGTGTGGATGCTTTAGCTAAGATTGGTAGTTCTGCTGCTATGGAAATTTTGGCTGATTATGCAAAAGATACTCGTTATAAATTGATTGGCGAATTAGGCAGAGCTTGGGATGCTTTTGACCGTAGCACTTATGCTTCTAAAGTTTTGTCTCACCTCAATGAAGTTTATGTTCCTAATTTAAGGAACTGGGAAGGATTTGAACATCTTCAGCATATTAACAAACTAAGCATAGAAACGCTATCTTTAAAAGATTTGAGTCCACTGCAAGAGCTTACCAATCTCACCCAATTAGAAATATCGGAAGCAGATGAAGTATGTAATCTAACAGCATTAGAAAAAAATCCTAGATTGACTAACCTATTATTAGGAAATTTTTTCAAAAACAAGATTTTCAGGTTAGATACTAATCATTTAGCGAAAATTAATAATTTAAATTATCTATATCTATCTAATGTAGAGATTAATGAAATTAGCGAAATTTGTCAGCTTTTCAGACTTTCTGAGCTAATTTTAGAACGATTAGAAATAAGAGATATTAGCCCTTTAGCACAACTACCAAATTTAGTAAGCTTGGGGATTTTTGACACATATGGCTCTTTAGACTTAAAATTTCCGAATACATTTAATAACCTTGCTTGCCTTTACCTAGCGCACACGGGCATCAGTAATCTAGATTTACTAAGTAATGTTAGTAATCTAAAAAGCTTGAGTATTTTAGAAGATAGTATCAGTGATTTAAGCCCCCTTGCCAACTTGAATCAACTAAGTAAATTAAGTATAGGTGCAGTAATTTACAGGAATGGAGGCCGATTTAGTTATTGTAGGGAAATTAATGTTAAAAGTTGTTTGGATAAACTTTATAATCTAACAGATTTAAGACTAAATGGAACGGGAATAAACGACATTAGTCTACTAGTTTCTCTTCCAAATCTCTCTAATTTAATACTTAATGAAAACAACATTCATGACCTAAACCCCTTGGCAAGCCTCCCCAATCTTATTAGTCTAAGCATATCCGAACCAAATGTCAGAGACATTAGCCCTCTTGTGAATTGTCAGAGTTTACGTAGACTATATTTAGGTGCATTTGAGATGCCATATGGAAGACGTAGTTCCTTTTACGAAAAAACGCCTATTACTGATATTAGCCCGCTTGCTAACCTTCCTCATCTCACAGAATTGGTTCTAGGAGATACAGATGTTACCGACCTTAGCCCACTAGAAGGATTACCAAACCTTAAGATTGAAATCCTAAAAGACTAA
- a CDS encoding alpha/beta fold hydrolase, which produces MQATTVTSTNPIPGQYWQWRGHKIYYVRAGEKRSQRPPLLLVHGFGASTDHWRKNITGLCNDFEVFAIDLLGFGRSAKPNLQYSGDLWRDQLHDFISEVIGEKAVLAGNSLGGYACLCTASQRPESAVGVVLLNSAGPFSETESTSEPETLKSQIQPPKQQSPLQKLLGDSVKWMFQQPLAQFLLFQYVRQGWVIRQTLEKVYLDKSAVTDQLVEELARPAYDEGALDVFVSVFSSPKGEKVDVLLKQLTCPLLLLWGEADPWMNAKERSQKFRLYYPELTEHFLQAGHCPHDEVPNQVNPLLRDWVLSISQ; this is translated from the coding sequence ATGCAGGCAACTACAGTTACCTCAACAAATCCAATACCTGGGCAATACTGGCAATGGCGAGGGCATAAAATTTACTACGTGCGTGCGGGGGAAAAGCGATCGCAGCGTCCGCCGTTGTTGTTGGTACATGGCTTTGGTGCTTCTACAGACCACTGGCGTAAGAATATCACAGGATTGTGCAATGATTTTGAGGTATTTGCCATCGACCTTTTAGGTTTTGGGCGATCGGCTAAACCCAATTTGCAGTATAGCGGTGATTTGTGGCGTGACCAACTGCATGATTTTATTAGTGAAGTCATTGGTGAAAAAGCAGTATTAGCGGGTAACTCTCTCGGTGGTTATGCTTGCTTATGTACTGCATCTCAACGTCCTGAAAGCGCGGTTGGTGTAGTTTTACTTAATAGCGCCGGGCCATTTAGCGAAACTGAATCCACATCAGAACCAGAAACTTTAAAATCGCAAATTCAACCTCCCAAGCAACAGTCTCCTTTACAAAAACTTTTGGGTGATAGTGTTAAGTGGATGTTTCAACAACCTTTAGCACAATTTTTATTATTTCAATACGTGCGTCAAGGTTGGGTAATTCGCCAAACTTTAGAAAAAGTGTATCTTGACAAAAGTGCAGTCACAGACCAATTAGTAGAAGAACTTGCCCGTCCTGCTTACGATGAGGGCGCGTTGGATGTGTTTGTCTCAGTTTTTAGCAGTCCTAAAGGGGAAAAAGTTGATGTGTTATTAAAGCAATTAACTTGTCCGCTATTACTCTTATGGGGTGAAGCTGATCCTTGGATGAATGCTAAAGAACGTTCTCAAAAATTTCGCCTATATTATCCAGAACTTACAGAACATTTTCTTCAGGCTGGTCATTGTCCTCATGATGAAGTTCCAAATCAGGTAAACCCGCTTTTAAGAGATTGGGTTTTGTCAATTTCTCAGTAG
- a CDS encoding shikimate dehydrogenase, whose product MITGKTKLLGVIGHPVEHSLSPVMHNAALGQLGLDYVYLPFPIAPDNLEVAIAGLASIGVVGFSVTIPHKQAIIPLLDEISPVAQAIGAVNTVTRRGNQWVGTNTDIEGFISPLQTTYQQDWSQKVAVILGNGGAARAVVAGCHQLGFPEIHVVGRNVQRLEEFRHSWENSTIGENLQVHSWDHLAKLIPQANLLVNTTPIGMYPKIDESPLSTQELVNLPAGALTSGLSQTIAYDLIYIPQPTQFLHKAHQQGAIAIDGLEMLVQQGVAALKIWLQQDNIPVDVMRQALKNQLGLG is encoded by the coding sequence ATGATTACAGGCAAAACTAAACTATTAGGGGTAATTGGACATCCGGTGGAACATTCGCTGTCACCGGTGATGCACAATGCAGCTTTAGGACAATTGGGATTGGACTATGTGTATCTACCCTTTCCCATAGCACCGGATAATTTAGAGGTGGCGATCGCGGGTTTGGCTAGTATTGGTGTAGTCGGGTTTAGTGTGACTATTCCCCATAAACAAGCTATTATTCCCTTGCTTGACGAAATTAGTCCCGTTGCTCAAGCTATTGGTGCGGTAAATACTGTTACCCGTCGAGGTAATCAATGGGTGGGAACGAATACGGATATAGAAGGGTTTATCTCTCCTTTGCAAACTACCTATCAGCAAGATTGGAGTCAGAAAGTTGCTGTAATTTTAGGCAATGGTGGCGCTGCTAGGGCTGTGGTTGCAGGTTGTCATCAACTGGGTTTTCCAGAAATTCATGTAGTAGGGCGCAATGTACAACGCTTAGAAGAATTTCGTCACAGTTGGGAAAATTCAACCATTGGCGAGAATTTACAAGTCCATAGCTGGGATCACTTAGCAAAACTTATTCCCCAAGCCAACCTCTTGGTAAATACTACGCCGATAGGGATGTATCCTAAAATCGATGAGTCGCCTTTAAGTACACAGGAATTGGTAAATTTACCAGCAGGTGCGTTGACCTCTGGTCTGTCGCAGACCATCGCTTATGATTTAATTTATATTCCGCAACCTACGCAATTTCTCCACAAAGCACACCAACAAGGTGCAATTGCTATAGACGGTTTAGAAATGTTAGTTCAGCAAGGTGTCGCTGCTTTAAAAATCTGGCTACAGCAGGACAATATACCTGTGGATGTCATGCGTCAAGCATTGAAAAATCAACTAGGTTTGGGGTAA
- a CDS encoding photosystem II S4 domain protein: MLPREELLKGVENRDSIARVIDQAEQAIKTWEVVLTDFLSPPELVEIQRVFSRLTEVQIVAWGGYPQAERQRLAIARAELPLDQSQVSLTVLEIAGNFLFDSATHRDFLGAMLGTGIVREKTGDIIVLGERGAQAIVVPELAEFLEFNLKQVRSVPVKAQAIDLAELKVREPKKKELTTVEASLRLDAIASAGFGMSRNKMVDLIDTGDVRVNWKEVTQASSQVKSGDLIAIRGKGRLEVGDIAVTKKDRYRVQLTRYM; encoded by the coding sequence ATGTTGCCACGAGAAGAACTTTTAAAGGGTGTTGAAAATCGAGATAGTATAGCTCGTGTAATTGACCAAGCAGAGCAAGCAATTAAAACTTGGGAAGTGGTGTTGACAGATTTTCTGTCCCCCCCAGAATTGGTAGAAATTCAACGAGTGTTTAGTAGGCTAACAGAAGTGCAAATAGTAGCTTGGGGTGGATATCCGCAAGCAGAACGCCAAAGATTAGCGATCGCTCGTGCTGAGTTACCCTTAGATCAATCCCAAGTTAGTCTGACAGTGCTAGAAATCGCGGGAAATTTCTTATTTGATTCAGCAACTCACCGCGACTTTTTAGGCGCAATGTTAGGAACGGGAATCGTCAGAGAGAAAACTGGCGATATTATCGTATTGGGTGAACGCGGCGCACAAGCAATTGTAGTTCCTGAGTTAGCAGAATTTCTAGAATTTAATCTTAAACAAGTGCGTTCGGTTCCTGTAAAAGCTCAAGCTATCGATTTGGCTGAGTTAAAAGTCAGGGAACCCAAGAAGAAAGAATTAACTACAGTAGAAGCTTCCTTGCGGCTGGATGCGATCGCCTCTGCTGGTTTTGGTATGTCTCGCAACAAAATGGTAGACTTAATTGATACAGGTGATGTGCGTGTCAATTGGAAAGAAGTTACCCAAGCCAGTTCTCAAGTTAAATCAGGCGACTTAATTGCCATTCGCGGTAAAGGACGCTTAGAAGTAGGCGACATTGCTGTCACCAAAAAAGACCGTTACCGTGTGCAATTAACTAGGTATATGTAG
- the hemC gene encoding hydroxymethylbilane synthase has protein sequence MTSVVSSAKRTIRIGSRKSQLALVQTYWVREQLQNSFPDINFEVHTMSTQGDKILDVALAKIGDKGLFTKELEVGMLNEEIDFAVHSLKDLPTNLPEGLALAAITERENPADALVVHEKFKDKQIDTLPAGAVVGTSSLRRLAQLRHKFPHLTFKDVRGNLNTRLAKLDAGEYDALILAAAGLQRLGMGDRIHQVIPKEISLHAVGQGALGIECRADDAELISLLKAIEHPETRDRCLAERSFLRSLEGGCQVPIGVNTEINGDELTLTGVVASVDGQNIVKDTISGAASDAEAIGKQLAERLREQGAQEILEVIFAEIQRGS, from the coding sequence ATGACTTCAGTTGTTTCCAGTGCTAAACGCACAATTCGTATTGGTTCTCGCAAAAGTCAACTCGCTCTAGTTCAGACATACTGGGTTAGAGAGCAATTACAAAACAGTTTCCCAGATATCAATTTTGAAGTCCACACCATGTCTACCCAAGGCGACAAAATCCTTGATGTAGCACTAGCCAAAATCGGCGATAAAGGACTGTTCACCAAAGAACTAGAAGTGGGAATGCTGAATGAGGAGATTGACTTTGCTGTTCATTCCCTGAAAGATTTGCCAACCAACTTACCAGAAGGGTTAGCACTAGCCGCTATTACAGAACGAGAAAATCCTGCTGATGCGCTAGTAGTGCATGAAAAGTTTAAAGATAAGCAAATTGATACTCTCCCCGCAGGCGCGGTGGTGGGAACATCTTCTTTAAGACGCTTGGCACAGTTACGTCACAAATTCCCCCACTTGACATTTAAAGATGTACGAGGAAATTTGAATACACGGTTAGCTAAATTAGATGCTGGTGAGTATGATGCTCTAATTTTAGCGGCTGCGGGATTGCAACGTTTGGGTATGGGCGATCGCATTCACCAAGTCATCCCTAAAGAAATATCCCTCCACGCTGTTGGACAAGGTGCTTTGGGAATAGAGTGTCGTGCTGATGATGCTGAGTTGATATCACTACTTAAAGCCATTGAACACCCCGAAACACGCGATCGCTGTCTAGCAGAACGCTCTTTTTTACGCAGTTTAGAGGGCGGTTGTCAAGTTCCTATAGGTGTAAATACAGAAATTAATGGTGATGAATTAACACTCACAGGTGTAGTTGCCAGCGTAGATGGACAGAACATAGTTAAAGACACCATTTCCGGCGCTGCTAGTGATGCGGAAGCAATTGGTAAACAATTAGCCGAACGCCTACGCGAACAGGGAGCGCAAGAAATTTTAGAGGTCATTTTTGCAGAAATTCAACGTGGTTCTTAA
- a CDS encoding IS5 family transposase produces the protein MYRRAQKQEKAAENFELPFGGKLASDNRWVIMANMIPWSKFEAEYAEIFSARMGAPAKTFRMALGALIIKEKLGISDRETVEQIRENPYLQYFIGMSAYSNESAFDPSMLVHFRERIDIELVNKINQEIVRKMLENKQEVEVRAKKPEVEDSKSKPANRGKLILDASCAPADISYPTDLGLLNQARKQTETIIDTLYKSLLVRNINKPRTYRNKARKDYLAVAKKRKPTVKERRKAIRKQLQYINRNLTHIQQLINLGASLLKLSNSQYKMLLVVAEVYRQQLWLYENQKISIQDRIVSLNQPHIRPIIRGKAGRTVEFGAKFSASYYDGYVFLDHISWDNFNESGDLKSQVEAYKNYTGYYPESVHVDKIYRTRENRAWCQERGIRISGPPLGRPPQNVSPEKKKQAAYDERIRNCIEGKFGQGKRRFSLGRVMAKLPHTSFTAIAITFLVMNLSTLLLRLFCVFFCLFFKTESFFTSSIIETDISLNLKQQKLIFFLD, from the coding sequence ATGTATCGAAGAGCGCAAAAGCAAGAAAAAGCAGCAGAAAACTTTGAACTACCCTTTGGGGGAAAACTAGCGTCAGATAACCGATGGGTAATCATGGCGAACATGATACCTTGGTCAAAATTTGAAGCAGAGTACGCAGAAATATTTTCAGCAAGAATGGGAGCGCCAGCCAAAACATTTAGAATGGCGTTGGGAGCATTAATAATTAAAGAAAAATTAGGAATAAGTGACAGAGAGACAGTAGAACAAATTCGGGAGAACCCGTATCTGCAATACTTTATAGGAATGTCAGCATATAGTAATGAATCTGCATTTGACCCGTCAATGCTAGTTCATTTTAGAGAAAGGATAGATATAGAATTAGTCAATAAAATCAATCAAGAAATAGTCAGGAAGATGTTAGAAAATAAACAGGAGGTAGAAGTAAGAGCAAAAAAGCCAGAGGTCGAGGATTCAAAAAGTAAGCCAGCCAATAGAGGAAAATTAATATTAGATGCTAGTTGTGCGCCAGCAGACATAAGTTATCCGACAGATTTAGGATTATTAAATCAAGCCAGAAAGCAAACAGAAACAATCATAGATACATTATATAAGTCCTTATTAGTAAGAAATATCAACAAACCAAGAACCTACAGAAACAAAGCAAGAAAGGATTATTTAGCAGTAGCCAAGAAAAGAAAACCAACAGTTAAAGAAAGAAGGAAAGCTATCAGAAAGCAACTGCAATATATCAACAGAAATTTAACTCATATTCAGCAGCTAATAAATTTAGGTGCGTCACTATTAAAACTGAGCAACAGTCAATATAAGATGTTGCTAGTAGTAGCAGAAGTTTATCGTCAACAGTTATGGTTATATGAAAATCAAAAAATTAGTATACAAGACCGCATTGTCAGTTTAAACCAACCACACATTCGTCCGATTATCCGAGGTAAAGCCGGGAGAACAGTAGAGTTTGGGGCTAAGTTTTCAGCTAGTTACTATGATGGCTATGTATTTTTAGACCATATTAGTTGGGACAACTTTAACGAATCAGGAGACTTAAAATCACAAGTAGAAGCATACAAAAACTACACCGGATATTATCCTGAATCAGTTCATGTTGATAAGATTTATCGGACGAGGGAGAATCGAGCTTGGTGTCAAGAAAGGGGAATTAGAATTAGTGGCCCACCACTAGGTAGACCCCCCCAAAATGTCAGCCCTGAAAAGAAGAAACAAGCCGCTTATGACGAAAGGATTCGTAATTGTATTGAGGGCAAGTTTGGACAAGGTAAACGAAGATTTAGCCTTGGTAGAGTTATGGCTAAACTTCCTCATACTTCTTTCACCGCTATTGCCATAACTTTTTTAGTTATGAATCTTTCTACTCTGCTATTACGGCTTTTTTGTGTATTTTTTTGCCTATTTTTCAAAACTGAGTCTTTTTTTACTTCTTCTATTATCGAAACTGATATTTCATTAAACCTTAAACAACAAAAACTTATCTTTTTTCTGGACTGA
- a CDS encoding SDR family NAD(P)-dependent oxidoreductase, with protein MSTALITGASGGIGKAFAQELAARQTNLVLVARSEAKLHQLAQELQQQYKIQVDVVVQDLTEPDAATAVFDATISKGLTIDTLINNAGFGDYGDFAKSDRTRQVKIVQLNVAALVDLTHRFLTPMRQRGSGSIINVASIAGFQPIPYLSVYAASKAFIVSFSEALWAENRPYNIRVLVTCPGPTETDFFTEANFPQALAETTNKVMACKEVVLQSLKALENGQPTVIVSDTSTQFRSAVARLVPRKTLLSLLARHFKS; from the coding sequence ATGTCAACTGCTCTAATTACGGGTGCATCTGGTGGTATTGGTAAAGCTTTTGCTCAAGAACTAGCTGCACGTCAAACAAATCTTGTGCTTGTGGCGCGTTCAGAAGCGAAACTTCATCAATTAGCACAAGAACTACAACAGCAATACAAAATCCAAGTAGATGTAGTAGTTCAAGATTTAACCGAACCAGATGCGGCGACGGCTGTCTTTGATGCCACCATAAGTAAGGGATTGACAATTGATACATTAATTAATAATGCTGGTTTTGGCGACTACGGTGATTTTGCTAAAAGCGATCGCACTAGGCAAGTAAAGATTGTCCAATTGAACGTTGCCGCATTGGTAGATTTAACCCATAGATTTTTGACTCCCATGCGTCAACGCGGTTCAGGAAGCATTATTAACGTCGCTTCAATTGCAGGCTTTCAACCAATACCATATCTTTCTGTTTATGCTGCCAGTAAAGCTTTTATCGTTAGTTTTAGTGAAGCTTTATGGGCAGAAAATCGCCCGTACAATATTCGTGTTTTAGTTACCTGTCCAGGCCCCACAGAAACAGACTTTTTTACAGAAGCTAATTTTCCCCAAGCATTAGCAGAAACTACAAATAAAGTTATGGCTTGTAAAGAAGTGGTACTTCAGTCACTCAAAGCCCTAGAAAATGGGCAACCTACAGTAATAGTCAGTGATACTAGCACACAATTTAGAAGCGCAGTAGCTAGACTCGTCCCACGCAAAACTTTGTTAAGTCTTTTGGCGAGGCATTTTAAGAGTTGA